The nucleotide window TCGGCAAGAGCGCACTCACCATCCAGTTCTTCCAGAAGATCTTCGTGCCCGACTACGATCCCACCATCGAGGACTCCTACCTGAAGCACACAGAGATCGATGGCCAGTGGGCCATCTTAGATGGTGAGGAacactgtctctgtgtgtgtgtgtatttgtttgttggtgtgtgtgtgtgtctgtgtgtgtgtgtgactcctaCCTGAAGCACACAGAGATCGATGGCCAGTGGACCATCTTAGATAGTgaggaactctctctctccgctctctctctctccctctgtgtgtgtgtgtgtgcatatacatgTACAAGTATGCAAgtttgattgtgtatgtgtttatgcatgcaagtgtgtgtgtgtgtgtgtgtgtgtgtgactgtctttGTCCACATCATGACCCATGTCTTATTTATCATTAGACAGGGAATGGAATGTGACATTTTTGTCTGGCTCTGTTCCACTCCGAGCTTATCTAGTTctggcttctgtgtgtgtgtgtgtgtgagtgtgacagtgTTTGAAACATTGTTTTCCTCCCATAAAGGGTTTGAGAAAGTGATTCAGCCTATTATCTGTATGAATCACATCCGGGCCTcattgaggagagagagagagagagagtgtgtgtttggatggtcTGAAGTGCTGTGAggtagagaaggagggagagagagagagtttggatGGTGTGGAGTGTTGTGACGTAGAGAGAGTGTTTGGATGGCGTGGAGTGTTGTGAGGTAGAGAGAGTGTTTGGATGGCGTGGAGTGTTGTGAGGTAGAGAGAGTGTTTGGATGGCGTGGAGTGTTGTGGGGTAGAGAGAGTGTTTGGATGGTGTGGGGTGTCGTGAGGTGCTCCAGCTGTACACCTGTGTCCTTTTgagtagtgttgcacggtgcaccgatactacaaaagtatcgcaataccctgaaattaaaaatgtcacgaTGCCTAagcaaccatggcaaacttttacatctgaagagagatccttgctaactatcctgctagctcaggtcacgtttgACAATTATTGCTCGCTAAAATCATTAATGAACTtctctcttctatgatcccagaaagattttcttagACTTGTacattttttgaacatttattttatctaatgacatacataatttattgcatccacatatccttatgcgctatgtgcaacttttattcactagactaaaaccgtgagacaagGTCAATTACTCTCATgtatctcttaaagtgacaggcactcaattgacctgtcgctaagccccaccccccattgttaccgtgtgaaaactcggacaaacaaaccagacttgattagaaatagATTGTggacagtatatgaaagcaggctttgaggacgtcTTGGTCGAaaaaggatttactttcctccagaagctatcaaaagggacttaattatgctatggaggggtgtattcaaaactttagaatacatacaaggtgacaagcagttgtggcgagtagccgtgcaaatcactgtgcaaaaaaacactgacgttaatgctagctagctagctagtggaagatttatactaagatatgttaggttacgttaatatttgatgtagtaagaatatagtagttggttaatgagcattttcatcttggaatttaacagggaacctgtgcccacgttgttggcttagtagcctacattacgtcgagctgttgcaaacgcgagagacgtcctgtaggctactgttgatgaaaatacaccctgttttctagcctctcggggtaccggctatcattattacacgtccccctgcaaaacgtttgaccatggttatccatCGGgtttttttgagttaataaactccataaataaccattaatttgtcattttatgcctcctccctgttgtttcctatggagttgtccaAGCTGATGTCCGAAtcccgttgaggctggactgtcattggctcatcagcgttctaagggtggcgcttagcgacaggtcaattacacctacacatcaccaatgtgcactcaatagagcatcacagtcccgcccacagccgatgccggaagtaaaaattcaatgcaatttctccattgacaattgcggtataagccataaaaacttaactgcacgtggtagacttaaaaccagctacggctgtactaagcgattgtatatgctcatatagatGCCAAAAGTTCATGgtgcactaaccttgttttgttttgagataaattattgacaaagatggcggagtcttttactgcctatggtgaaaatcttaatgtgattaaaaactttcttgacgaatattggtacttgtatcaacaaggattgtggtttatacatcacacaaacttagtcagggccaatacactatcaaatagaccactggaaatgttagtttaaacactcaaacttttcaggtagccgacaggcatttccgacattgtatgtcattacataatgcagctaacattagcctacatgctgcaacacaggtattaaatatattatgttttagtgagtgtccaaaggggtgaaagacACTTTAAATCATTATTGATACGAAGCACTGCACCATGTtgctaatgttaacgttaaccgctttcacacacacacaatataaaatacatgatgataaatataaaattaaatatcaaaacactattatttacacgattactcctgaaataactgatattaactgcacattcactatataaaaatcactgtttggaggaaagggtttgcGTGCTGTCGCCGGTTTGAAATGATTGGCGCGGTTCGTCCTTGCttgatgatgtcaaggtggtggggcccccaaatcaaatacatttttaaaaaagtatcgaagaagtatcgaaatcgcaattcttgacttttTTTGACTCTGTAtcgaaaaaataaatgttggtatcgtgacaacactacttTCGAGCCCATGTGGATGTGAATCATCAACACTCCAAGTGCTCGACAGGAAGTGGCAGAGCACGCCGCGGGTGTGCTTTCAGCATGAGCCTTACAAAGcaggaacacagacacacacaggtctgaatGTGAGGTGGTGTGTTTTCATCAGGAGGCTTAtggagcaggacacacacacactcacacacattcacacacacactacagggtGGTCAGAGGAGAGGCACAGACATGGGCAACAACCCAGCACATAGAATGCATTGATGAGGCAGGATGGGTAACCCAAAGGGGTTGTGGGTAGGAGGCAGCTGGAACATCTAGTAGCCACAGAGgattgtgggagtgtgtgtgtgtgtgtgtgcgtgtgtgtgctggagggcCTGCATGCCTTTGTGGAAGttctgtgtccctgtgtgtatgtgtgtgtttttttgtccatgtgtgtttggCCTCTGAATGCAATACAGTTCAATTCAACTGTATTATACCACATCTATAACGACTGTATTATACCACACCTATAACAACTATACCGCACCTATAACAACTGTATTTACACCGCACCTATTACATCTATATCACACTTATAACAACTGTATTTATACCGCACCTATAACAACTGCATTGCCCGCACCACACCTATAACAACTGTATTTATTTCGTACCTATAACAACTGCATTACACCACGCCTATAACAACTGCATTACATCGCTCCTGTCCCAAGGCACTTGCAGATCCCAGAACCCCAGTGTCTTTTTGTCTAtgggtatttttgtatgtgtatgtttcatGAATgttttggtgtgtatgtgtgtgtgcgtgcgctgcAGTCTTGGACACGGCTGGACAGGAGGAGTTCAGTGCAATGCGGGAGCAGTACATGCGGACAGGCGACGGCTTCCTCATCGTCTTCTCCGTCACAGACAAGGCCAGCTTTGAGCATGTGGACCGTTTCCACCAGCTCATCCTCAGGGTCAAAGAcaggtgggcacacacacacacacacacacacacacacacacacacatacacacacacatacacacactaggggtgggcgatatggacaaaaaataatatctcgatattttttgtgattttgacgataacaataattagtcgatatcctttaaaaaaatgtttttgttaaagtctgagttactttacagctcattatttatgaataacatcattacaataattaccaataacctaacctgtgactttttaaccaaatcaaccaatgcattgtcactctgacacatttccaattctgcccccacttgtgtgtgtggcaatgacatggtctagccagctacattagagaagatgaataggcctaacagtttgccaagagaaagtctgaagctgaagttcctttcaaacctttacataggattcaatgtaaaactaagagcagaccaacagagtagcctacatctcagttatttccttctatgttttgttttagagcaatcacgtaggctagcattccaagttacagaatagaaactaatgcgttagcttatggctaatgtaaatgagaaatcccatagacatgctaacggttagcataatcggtaaacgTAGATATACATATAACTTCAGTCCATTTTcaaaagagttacatgagaatagttatttgtttacaactgactattaaaatactcaaaggctaatgttttctctacatataataccgtgtaggaaaaaaaacgactgtctcatcaatgctacttgaacagaagtagccgcataaaatcccaagtaggctactcttgctgcacaaaataaacattaggctgcgtgggacaacgttgtgacccactagtgatcacgtgactcttgctctgctgcacttctcccgcatagcctacctcctgggaatgtacacacacatacacacacacacacacatacacacacacacacacacattcactgacaCTCactcatccatacacacacagggatgtggATTTATCAttgaacatcacacacacacatacatgcattaaACATCCatgtacttacacacacacatagactagGTCTGGCCATCTGGGCATTGCAAGGCTTTCTATAGACATAGTCATGGATATACAGTTCCCCTGAAGAATTCTGTGATTTGAATACACAACAGTAGCCCTGCCGaaacttagacacacacacacacacacacacctacagattCTGCTACTGTATATTCTGAAACCAGACAGCTTCTGGaatgcaagcacacactcacattcagtcTAAAGAAaaccaaacccacacacacacacacacacacacagacacacagagaagtcTACTTTTAGACTTTGTCACACATCCTCACACTCGTACAGGCGCTTCACAGCTACTTTCACTGGCTTCCTCTGTTGTCTTCCTCCCTGCTgcgcagccaatcaggatgtcTGCTGACGTACTCGAAGGCGGTTAATTGGCCTGTCCACTGAGTTTGTGTCCTGAGGGGCGTGGTTCTGTTCATCTTGGtctgtcaccacacacacacaacacacggaTCTCCGCTGTACTGCCCTTAACAGCAGCTGTTTCCTGTGAAAGGCACTCTTGTCAATCACAAGTGCGTACAGGCCCAACAAGCTAACAGGATAAATTATACATGTGaatctctctccacttctcgctctctctctctctctcttttctgacacacacacactcttttgtgaccaacacacacactcacatgcacatccTTTCAGTTATgtgtatacacatatacacacacactgtctttctctccctcatctgacacacacacacacacacacacacacacacacactcacactgacactgacactcatacacacacatcctatcatgcacatgtatacacacaaacacacacacacactcttttctaacacgcacacacacacacaagacactctctctttgttgctgctcctgctgagtgatgtgtgtgaatgagcagttgatgtgtttgtgtgtgtgtgtgagtgtgtgtgtgtgtgtgtgtgtgtgtgtgttaataatgCATTACTCTGCTCTTATCCTCTGTCCCTCGTACTGGCCTTGGATAGGGAGTCCTTTCCAATGGTCCTGGTAGCCAACAAAGTGGACCTGGTGCACCTACGCAAAATCTCCTCAGAGCAGGGTCGGGAGATGGCCACGAAACactgcgtaagtgtgtgtgtgtgtgagtgtgtgtgtgtgtgtgtacttgtatgaGGGAGTGGTtagatatgtgtgtatgtggtgtgtgcttatatgtgtgtgtgtgtgtgtgtgtgtgtgtgtgtatgggaggctGTTCAATGGTCCTTGTACCATCTCTCACcagatgtttgtatgtttgtatagcATGCCCTCCAACACAGGCAGACTCTCCATGCCATCCCATACAGTTCACATTTCAAACATTAAATCGGCAGATCAAAGGAAAAATGCATGAAATTGAAAAGCTGCGCTCTCCTGCAATGAGATCTGAAATGTAAAGCAATGTGGTGGTTTCAACCGCATCACATGATGTGAATTCCAGTAATGTTCCCATTAAGTTACTAACGTGCGCCCCTGGGAGATGGAGAAATTAAATAAGATGTCCAACTCCACTGTCTGCACAGGGGGATCAGTGTTCTGAACCTCAAGGTTGGCCTGACGGCCGGCCAACCCTTTGCCAGAGTGACCATCACAgggtgttctctgtgtgttacATTTCagctgtacatgtgtgtgtgtgtgtgtgcgtgtgtgtctgtctgtgtgtgtgtgtgtgtctgttttctctgtgtgtgcgtggttgtgtgtgtctgtgtctgtttctctgtgtgtgtgtgtgtgtgtgtgtacgtgtacataTGTAACCCAGTACAGTGTGTGGAACAGAACACCAAGTCCTTTGCTATTGTCCCATATTTGTTTGATTCTTTTCAACAGATTTTGCtactaaaaaacaaacagactggACCTCTGGTCAACCCTAGTTGACCTCTGCATTGAAACAAATGCTGACTGGCTTTGATGTTTGTTGTAGATAACCTACATTGAAACAAGTGCCAAGGACCCTCCCATGAATGTGGACAAAGCCTTTCACGAACTGGTGCGCGTCATCAGGTAGGTCACTTAAAACCAGCTCCATCTCCGAGGATCAAAGTATGTgtggacaaatgaaacattctacTTCCCAAGAAAGCCAAACACTGTTGAAATTGTACTATTATTACTTCATGTGTAGCAAAGATTATGGAGTGTTTTTTTCGTTTTCTACTCGTGAGATTTCAGATCAGTGCAGTTTTT belongs to Alosa alosa isolate M-15738 ecotype Scorff River chromosome 23, AALO_Geno_1.1, whole genome shotgun sequence and includes:
- the LOC125288425 gene encoding ras-related protein M-Ras, producing the protein MATSAVPSDNLPTYKLVVVGDGGVGKSALTIQFFQKIFVPDYDPTIEDSYLKHTEIDGQWAILDVLDTAGQEEFSAMREQYMRTGDGFLIVFSVTDKASFEHVDRFHQLILRVKDRESFPMVLVANKVDLVHLRKISSEQGREMATKHCITYIETSAKDPPMNVDKAFHELVRVIRQQIPERGQKKKKKAKWRADRPTGSHKLHCVIF